In Puntigrus tetrazona isolate hp1 chromosome 22, ASM1883169v1, whole genome shotgun sequence, one genomic interval encodes:
- the senp5 gene encoding sentrin-specific protease 5 produces MRVPAANSSVRAEPGEMPENGRSRRKRVPKTCDCCGSHGKPHMPGHQQVSKKRSRRKKELLSQEEEVAAEEEVVSSTVADSVVTLEVDTASEMDEAPSPKEKAELSQIEGGSKSIIVVNGLENSAHVHSSDTKELSTSVTPNDLMKKPPDSSLIGVEPDPMETEQPGLSAGVNRASWDHHYCKPLSEENRSCLAEEMGQPRPTLPPAEFTTEGIIECIHEFLEQFYGKYGSFTPLSDSDVLHHLNKTFQADLNDRMKLITKEVAKYRAGLACAPMHFVQVTYNKHTLTLDDLSTLDDQNWVNDQVINMYGELIMEATNHKVHFFNSFFYRQFVGKGYEGVRRWTKKVDLFSKTLILIPLHLEIHWSLITVDISKQSINFYDSQGILFKFAVDNILKYILAEAKEKKQAIFQKGWEIVVNRTIPQQKNDNDCGVFVLEYCKCLAFMKPLLFTQEDMPQVRKRIYRELCDCRLSDCLNQDKAT; encoded by the exons ATGAGGGTCCCGGCAGCAAACAGCTCCGTTAGGGCAGAACCGGGCGAGATGCCTGAGAATGGACGCTCCAGAAGAAAACGGGTGCCTAAGACATGCGATTGCTGCGGGTCCCACGGCAAGCCCCACATGCCGGGACACCAGCAGGTGTCCAAGAAACGCAGCCGCAGGAAGAAAGAGTTGCTGAGCCAAGAAGAAGAGGTGGCggcagaggaggaggtggtgagCTCGACCGTGGCAGACTCTGTGGTGACTTTAGAAGTAGACACTGCTTCTGAGATGGACGAGGCTCCATCTCCAAAAGAGAAGGCAGAGCTGTCCCAGATCGAGGGAGGGAGTAAAAGCATCATAGTGGTGAACGGCCTGGAGAACAGCGCTCATGTGCATTCCAGTGACACCAAAGAGCTGAGCACTTCTGTCACACCCAATGACTTGATGAAGAAACCCCCTGATTCTTCACTGATCGGCGTGGAGCCTGACCCGATGGAAACCGAGCAGCCCGGTCTAAGCGCTGGAGTAAACAGGGCTTCCTGGGACCATCACTACTGCAAACCCCTCTCTGAGGAAAACAGGAGCTGCCTCGCGGAGGAGATGGGACAGCCCCGGCCTACACTGCCTCCAGCCGAATTCACCACTGAGGGCATCATCGAGTGCATTCATG AATTCCTGGAGCAGTTCTATGGGAAATATGGAAGCTTCACTCCTTTGAGTGATAGCGATGTGCTCCATCACCTGAATAAGACATTTCAGGCTGATCTAAATGACAG GATGAAGCTGATAACAAAAGAAGTGGCCAAGTACAGGGCTGGTCTGGCCTGTGCTCCTATGCATTTTGTCCAAGTGACCTACAACAAGCACACTTTGACCTTAGATGACCTTTCAACACTTGATGACCAAAACTGGGTCAATGATCAG gTGATTAACATGTATGGAGAACTGATCATGGAAGCTACAAATCATAAG GTTCATTTcttcaacagttttttttaccgACAGTTTGTAGGAAAAGGTTATGAAGGAGTGAGACGATGGACCAAAAAG GTTGATCTGTTTTCTAAGACACTGATCCTGATTCCTCTCCACCTGGAGATCCACTGGTCACTCATAACCGTGGACATCTCCAAGCAAAGCATCAACTTCTACGACTCCCAGGGAATCCTGTTTAAGTTTGCTGTGGAT AACATCCTGAAATATATCCTGGCAGAAGCAAAAGAGAAGAAACAAGCCATCTTTCAGAAGGGCTGGGAGATAGTTGTCAACAGGACCATTCCACAGCAGAAGAATGACAATGACTGTGGGGTTTTTGTCCTGGAG TACTGCAAGTGCCTGGCATTTATGAAGCCACTGCTGTTCACTCAAGAGGACATGCCACAAGTCCGCAAGAGGATCTACAGAGAGCTGTGTGACTGCAGACTGTCTGACTGTCTAAACCAAGACAAAGCCACATAG